From Gemmatimonadota bacterium, a single genomic window includes:
- a CDS encoding sensor histidine kinase, with amino-acid sequence MNNNTLAIAEQNLSAVSCDNVLRNLETFSSQRDEDNIVLDLSQLGFVDPYGMGMLCLIGRHLSAKYWDITCRLPENSDVERYLTRMKVFDALKSYVTVARVPQTGQSRTHNESLLEITTIEQRSDIEQVLSVIEARVGAILSEELHYTVREITGFKNVVAELCHNILDHSGDKGFVVAQRYTNHRLNRKFAIIGVCDLGIGIRESLSTGHDTAHWSHGQAIKMAIQKTVSRGNTRGLGLYIVKQICQENSGRLHIRSGDERVYIREDEMWVYPSALFPGTQVSIALYEKA; translated from the coding sequence AAACTTGTCTGCTGTCTCCTGTGACAATGTACTGCGCAATCTCGAGACATTCTCGTCACAGCGAGACGAAGACAATATCGTTCTGGACCTGTCGCAATTGGGTTTTGTCGATCCCTATGGCATGGGGATGTTGTGTTTGATTGGTCGGCATCTGAGTGCCAAATACTGGGATATTACGTGCCGACTACCCGAAAATTCAGACGTCGAGCGTTATTTGACCCGCATGAAAGTATTTGACGCACTGAAATCTTATGTAACAGTGGCGCGCGTACCACAAACGGGACAGTCGCGAACACACAACGAAAGTTTGTTGGAAATCACGACCATCGAGCAGCGAAGCGATATCGAGCAAGTTCTGAGCGTAATTGAAGCGCGGGTCGGCGCCATCTTGAGTGAAGAACTGCACTATACCGTGCGAGAAATTACGGGATTCAAAAATGTCGTAGCCGAATTGTGTCACAATATCCTGGACCACAGCGGAGATAAAGGGTTTGTAGTCGCACAGCGCTATACCAATCACAGATTGAACAGAAAATTTGCGATCATCGGCGTATGCGACCTGGGCATTGGCATTCGCGAGAGCCTGTCAACGGGACACGATACAGCGCACTGGTCGCACGGACAGGCAATAAAAATGGCGATACAAAAAACCGTCTCGCGGGGCAATACGCGGGGACTGGGTCTATACATTGTCAAACAAATTTGCCAGGAAAACAGCGGGCGTTTACACATTCGCTCGGGGGATGAACGGGTGTACATTCGGGAAGACGAAATGTGGGTGTATCCATCTGCACTATTCCCCGGCACACAGGTGAGTATCGCGCTATATGAGAAGGCTTAA